The proteins below are encoded in one region of Sphingobium yanoikuyae:
- a CDS encoding DUF2889 domain-containing protein: MSDIAIEPGAHGVALSGAPLPLFDVPVSQPWGPSPLRRPGSVRRTMTLDATWPDGQDGDVIFAGDARDIVTEWQGGGPVPKPAIVATAHIDVVAEHRVMLSVTSTPPRPELAQLSGARAGGYLRAEIDKALPGEKRGGTPLYLLLDDLAGASLVGGWAWSRWTQDWMSRLSVQERADHAARMEGICIGFRPGSDALSIVGRPVPDQNASRVPSLVNPEDPDGWHPLIDRGGVNFRRARRIDVWREGDVIHVESGFQDSASAPDGGDRIAIHEYRLTATADAATQCLRSVVARPGTLPYKECRAAPVNVDALVGVPLVDLRNEVLLTLRKTAGCTHLNDMLRALAEVPTLASHLPDPLEG, translated from the coding sequence GTGAGCGACATCGCCATTGAACCGGGGGCCCACGGCGTGGCGCTCTCGGGCGCGCCGTTGCCGCTGTTCGACGTTCCAGTCAGCCAGCCCTGGGGGCCGTCTCCCCTGCGCCGGCCGGGATCGGTGCGCCGCACGATGACGCTCGACGCGACCTGGCCGGATGGCCAGGATGGCGACGTGATTTTTGCCGGTGATGCGCGCGATATCGTTACGGAATGGCAGGGAGGCGGGCCTGTCCCAAAGCCGGCCATCGTCGCGACGGCCCACATCGACGTGGTCGCCGAACACCGGGTGATGCTTTCGGTGACCAGTACGCCGCCGCGTCCCGAACTTGCCCAATTGTCCGGCGCACGAGCGGGCGGCTATCTGCGCGCGGAAATCGACAAGGCGCTACCTGGCGAAAAGCGGGGCGGCACACCGCTCTACCTGCTGCTCGACGATCTGGCGGGCGCGTCGCTGGTGGGCGGCTGGGCCTGGTCGCGCTGGACCCAGGACTGGATGTCGCGTCTTTCGGTGCAGGAACGAGCAGACCATGCGGCGCGCATGGAAGGCATCTGCATCGGCTTCCGGCCGGGTTCGGACGCCCTGTCCATCGTCGGCAGGCCCGTTCCGGACCAGAATGCCTCGCGCGTTCCATCGCTGGTCAACCCTGAAGATCCCGATGGCTGGCATCCGCTGATCGATCGGGGTGGGGTGAACTTTCGCCGTGCCCGGCGCATCGACGTCTGGCGCGAAGGCGATGTCATTCACGTCGAATCCGGCTTTCAGGACAGCGCCAGCGCGCCCGATGGCGGGGACCGGATCGCGATTCACGAATATCGACTCACTGCGACGGCCGACGCCGCAACCCAGTGCTTGCGCAGCGTCGTCGCGCGACCGGGCACCCTGCCGTACAAGGAGTGTCGCGCCGCGCCGGTCAATGTCGACGCACTTGTAGGCGTGCCGCTCGTTGATCTGCGCAATGAAGTGTTGCTTACGTTGCGCAAGACCGCGGGCTGCACACATCTCAACGACATGCTGCGCGCGTTGGCCGAAGTGCCGACGCTGGCGAGCCATCTGCCCGATCCCCTGGAAGGCTGA
- a CDS encoding SDR family oxidoreductase gives MQITNELAAIVTGGASGLGKASAKALADAGMKVAIFDLNEEAGEAVARDIGGLFCKVNILDEDSVLAGFEKARAAHGQERALIHCAQVSKGGKTVARDRDTGGFKRLSTEDYAFGAQGILIASYRMASISALGMASAEPLNEDGERGAIVLTSSAAAQDGQVGQVAYGSLKAGVNGLVLPMARDLMELGIRVNSVMPGIFATPPMLGVKDTAPQIFDNLEKSVPFPKRLGKPEEFGSLIVELVRNSYFNGQNLRIDGAIRMPPR, from the coding sequence ATGCAGATCACGAATGAATTGGCCGCAATTGTTACCGGCGGCGCATCAGGCTTGGGCAAGGCATCGGCCAAGGCGCTCGCCGATGCGGGTATGAAGGTTGCGATCTTCGATCTGAACGAGGAAGCGGGTGAGGCCGTCGCGCGCGACATCGGCGGCCTGTTCTGCAAGGTGAACATTCTGGACGAGGATTCGGTGCTGGCCGGCTTTGAAAAGGCGCGCGCCGCCCATGGGCAGGAGCGGGCGCTGATTCATTGCGCGCAGGTGTCGAAGGGCGGCAAGACGGTTGCCCGCGACCGCGACACCGGTGGCTTCAAGCGGCTGTCGACGGAAGATTATGCGTTTGGCGCGCAGGGCATCCTGATCGCCAGCTATCGCATGGCGTCGATTTCGGCGTTGGGCATGGCCTCCGCCGAGCCGCTGAACGAAGATGGCGAGCGCGGCGCGATCGTGCTGACCAGCTCGGCAGCGGCGCAGGACGGTCAGGTTGGTCAGGTGGCCTATGGGTCGCTCAAGGCTGGCGTCAATGGCCTGGTCCTGCCGATGGCGCGTGACCTGATGGAACTGGGCATCCGCGTCAATTCGGTCATGCCGGGCATCTTTGCCACCCCGCCCATGTTGGGGGTCAAGGACACGGCGCCGCAGATCTTCGACAATCTGGAAAAGTCGGTGCCCTTCCCCAAGCGTCTCGGCAAGCCGGAAGAGTTTGGTTCGCTGATCGTCGAACTGGTCAGGAACAGCTATTTCAACGGCCAGAACCTGCGCATTGATGGCGCCATCCGAATGCCGCCGCGCTAA
- a CDS encoding enoyl-CoA hydratase-related protein: MAYEHIDFAITDGIATLAINRPEKLNALSQQSLDEMMHALDRVADEGARVLLMSGNGRAFCSGADLSAGGRGGGDAARDMGAGLESGFNPVLERLVRLPCPLVTAVNGAAAGGGCGYALAGDIVIAGRSAYFLQPFANIGLVPDVGATWLLPRLAGKARATAMMMLGERIPADLALEWGLIYQVVEDAALMETARLIAARLATGPTVAYGLMRRGIAMAMNQSLTDTLRMERIHQREAGRTADHAEGVAAFLEKRKPVFRGT, from the coding sequence ATGGCTTACGAACATATCGACTTCGCCATCACCGACGGCATCGCCACGCTGGCAATCAACCGGCCGGAAAAGCTCAATGCGCTGTCGCAACAATCGCTCGACGAGATGATGCACGCGCTAGATCGCGTCGCGGATGAAGGCGCGCGCGTTCTGCTGATGAGCGGGAACGGCCGGGCTTTCTGTTCGGGCGCGGATCTGTCTGCCGGCGGGCGCGGCGGCGGGGATGCCGCGCGCGACATGGGCGCCGGACTGGAAAGCGGGTTCAATCCCGTGCTCGAGCGGCTCGTGCGCCTGCCCTGTCCGCTGGTGACCGCAGTGAACGGCGCGGCGGCGGGCGGAGGATGCGGCTATGCGCTGGCTGGCGACATCGTCATCGCCGGGCGATCGGCCTATTTCCTGCAGCCCTTCGCCAATATCGGGCTGGTGCCCGACGTCGGGGCGACATGGTTGCTGCCACGCCTGGCCGGCAAGGCAAGGGCGACCGCGATGATGATGCTGGGCGAGCGTATTCCAGCCGACCTCGCACTGGAATGGGGGTTGATCTATCAGGTGGTCGAGGATGCGGCGCTGATGGAAACGGCCCGATTGATCGCCGCGCGGCTGGCGACCGGCCCCACCGTCGCCTATGGCCTGATGCGCAGGGGGATCGCAATGGCTATGAACCAGTCACTGACGGATACGCTGCGGATGGAACGCATTCACCAGCGCGAGGCGGGGCGGACCGCCGATCATGCCGAGGGCGTCGCTGCGTTCCTGGAAAAACGCAAGCCGGTGTTCCGCGGCACCTGA
- a CDS encoding NAD(P)H-dependent flavin oxidoreductase → MSIDWSQLALPVMQAPMLICSSLELVIASCRAGIIGAFPSGNPRGGHSLDSWLSAIREAEAESLDKGERFAPFCVNLLASRAIDQKTRADRLATCRKARVPLILTNLGDPRAEVEAAHEWGGIVFHDVTTMKFAEKAIASGVDGLMLVSGGAGGHAGTLNPFSFLPQVRRMFDGTIMLAGGIADGNGIAAALALGADLVVMGTRFIATKESGTFDAHKTMLVESRAEDVLFTDAIAGMPASFLRPSMIANGLDPDKLPPPKGMHKPDLPEGLRAWKHIWSGGHSTGLIDDVPSVADLVGRLGQEFAAARHPGDWRAALARSLT, encoded by the coding sequence ATGTCCATCGACTGGTCACAACTGGCATTGCCGGTGATGCAGGCACCGATGCTGATCTGTTCCAGCCTGGAACTGGTGATTGCGTCGTGTCGCGCAGGAATTATCGGAGCCTTTCCGAGCGGCAACCCGCGCGGCGGTCATAGTCTCGACAGCTGGCTGTCGGCGATTCGCGAAGCGGAGGCCGAATCGCTGGACAAGGGCGAGCGCTTCGCCCCCTTCTGCGTCAATCTGCTCGCCAGCCGCGCGATCGACCAGAAGACCCGCGCCGACCGGCTCGCGACCTGCCGCAAGGCCAGGGTGCCACTGATCCTGACCAATCTGGGCGACCCCCGCGCCGAAGTCGAAGCCGCGCACGAATGGGGCGGCATCGTTTTCCACGATGTGACCACCATGAAGTTCGCGGAAAAGGCAATCGCATCGGGCGTCGATGGGTTGATGCTGGTCAGCGGCGGTGCGGGCGGCCATGCCGGCACGCTCAACCCCTTTTCCTTTCTGCCGCAGGTGCGGCGCATGTTCGACGGCACGATCATGCTGGCGGGCGGCATCGCCGACGGCAACGGGATCGCGGCAGCGCTGGCGCTGGGCGCGGACCTGGTGGTGATGGGCACGCGATTCATCGCAACGAAGGAATCAGGGACGTTCGACGCGCACAAGACTATGCTGGTCGAGTCGCGCGCTGAGGACGTGCTGTTCACCGACGCCATCGCCGGGATGCCGGCGAGCTTTCTGCGCCCGTCGATGATCGCCAACGGACTGGACCCGGACAAGCTGCCGCCGCCCAAGGGGATGCACAAGCCCGACCTGCCCGAAGGACTGCGCGCATGGAAGCATATCTGGTCAGGCGGACATTCCACAGGACTGATCGACGACGTGCCGAGCGTTGCGGACCTGGTCGGGCGGCTGGGGCAGGAATTTGCGGCGGCGCGCCACCCTGGCGACTGGCGCGCGGCGCTGGCGCGGAGCCTGACATGA
- a CDS encoding PaaI family thioesterase, with translation MAQSLQERAAAQDPPPGFVPISFSDGFLGHNGPVYARRADGEVTFGCRILPHLCNPMGIAHGGWVATMFDIVLPLTARYVAGFEERFLLTVQMGIDYLTGPKLGDWVEGRAQVLRTTKRMVFIQGTLEVNGELTARGSGIFRIGPPAPPIDLEQTGPLP, from the coding sequence ATGGCGCAAAGCTTGCAGGAAAGGGCGGCGGCGCAAGATCCGCCGCCCGGTTTCGTCCCTATATCCTTTTCCGATGGCTTTCTGGGCCATAACGGTCCGGTCTATGCACGCCGTGCCGATGGCGAAGTCACGTTCGGGTGCCGCATCCTGCCGCATCTGTGCAATCCCATGGGTATCGCGCATGGCGGATGGGTGGCGACGATGTTCGACATCGTGCTGCCACTGACGGCGCGCTATGTGGCGGGGTTCGAGGAACGCTTCCTGCTGACCGTTCAGATGGGCATCGACTATCTGACCGGTCCGAAGCTGGGAGATTGGGTCGAAGGACGGGCGCAGGTCTTGCGCACGACCAAGCGCATGGTCTTCATTCAAGGGACGCTGGAGGTGAATGGCGAATTGACCGCGCGCGGCAGCGGCATATTCCGCATCGGCCCCCCTGCACCGCCCATCGACCTCGAGCAGACCGGCCCGCTGCCATGA
- a CDS encoding enoyl-CoA hydratase-related protein: MEFITVDKADRVTTVTLNRPEVMNAINGRMHHELQAAFDDFASDYEQFVCIVTGAGERAFCAGSDLKAVAEHGEHPVYPASGYAGLIERFDCDKPIIAAVNGLALGGGFEVALACDIIIAADHASFGLPEPLVGAIAFGGGLHRLAREVGTKQALGMILTSRRVSAQEGLRMGFVNEVAPPEALMATTHRWVAEILRASPMAVRASKQVVHRGLDEASLAAALANQADYPAYVAWREAEDTKEGPLAFAQKRAPQWKGC, from the coding sequence ATGGAGTTCATCACCGTCGACAAGGCCGATCGCGTGACCACAGTGACCCTGAACCGCCCAGAGGTAATGAATGCCATCAACGGTCGGATGCATCATGAATTGCAGGCCGCGTTCGATGATTTCGCCAGCGACTACGAACAGTTCGTTTGCATCGTAACAGGCGCGGGCGAGCGCGCCTTTTGCGCTGGATCGGACCTGAAGGCCGTGGCCGAGCACGGCGAGCATCCGGTCTATCCGGCCAGCGGCTATGCCGGGCTGATCGAACGGTTCGACTGCGACAAGCCGATCATCGCGGCGGTCAACGGGCTGGCGCTGGGCGGCGGGTTCGAGGTGGCGCTGGCCTGCGACATCATCATCGCGGCGGACCATGCGAGCTTCGGCCTGCCCGAACCGCTCGTCGGCGCGATCGCCTTTGGCGGCGGACTGCACCGACTGGCACGCGAGGTCGGTACGAAGCAGGCGCTGGGCATGATCCTGACATCGCGGCGGGTGAGCGCGCAGGAGGGACTAAGGATGGGCTTCGTGAACGAGGTCGCGCCGCCAGAGGCGTTGATGGCAACGACACATCGCTGGGTCGCGGAGATTTTGCGTGCCTCCCCCATGGCGGTGCGCGCGTCCAAGCAGGTCGTCCATCGCGGGCTGGATGAAGCGAGCCTGGCCGCCGCGCTGGCCAACCAGGCCGATTATCCTGCCTATGTCGCCTGGCGCGAGGCGGAGGACACGAAGGAAGGGCCGCTCGCCTTCGCACAGAAGCGCGCACCACAGTGGAAGGGATGCTGA
- a CDS encoding alpha/beta fold hydrolase, with product MIRTIAVEGARLVYEDVGSGDPLLCVHGFGGSRASWEPIWRTITAGRRGLRLDQRGFGESIASAAVDYSHADDLLALMDDAGVARCDLIGFSLGGAVSLQFALDHPERVRRLVLIAPALFGWDWSEAWRSEWRAVTTHARAGDMERARRRWLAHPMFTAAMCNPGHAAIMREEIALFPGRQWVEANGQRPTGSDLERIDILAMPCLLLTGEQDVTDLREIADLLPVLSDQVQRLDYPGCGHMLMLEASNRVAADINRFLATG from the coding sequence ATGATCCGCACGATCGCGGTAGAGGGCGCGAGGCTGGTCTATGAAGATGTGGGTAGCGGCGATCCGCTTCTGTGCGTTCATGGCTTTGGCGGCAGCCGGGCAAGCTGGGAGCCGATATGGCGGACCATCACTGCCGGTCGGCGGGGACTGAGGCTCGACCAGCGCGGCTTCGGCGAGTCGATCGCGAGCGCTGCTGTGGACTATAGCCACGCCGACGATCTGCTGGCGCTGATGGACGATGCCGGTGTTGCGCGATGCGACCTGATCGGATTTTCGCTGGGGGGTGCGGTATCTCTGCAATTTGCTCTCGATCATCCCGAACGGGTGCGCCGACTGGTGCTGATCGCGCCTGCGCTGTTCGGCTGGGACTGGTCGGAGGCGTGGCGATCCGAATGGCGGGCAGTCACGACTCACGCGCGGGCCGGCGATATGGAGCGCGCGCGCCGTCGATGGCTCGCGCACCCGATGTTCACCGCGGCAATGTGCAATCCTGGACACGCTGCAATCATGCGCGAAGAAATCGCCCTGTTCCCCGGCCGCCAATGGGTCGAGGCAAATGGGCAGCGGCCAACGGGTTCCGACCTTGAACGGATAGACATACTTGCCATGCCCTGTCTGTTGCTCACAGGCGAGCAGGACGTGACCGACCTGCGCGAGATCGCCGACCTGCTGCCTGTGCTGTCGGACCAAGTCCAGCGGCTCGACTATCCCGGCTGCGGCCATATGCTGATGCTGGAGGCCTCCAATCGCGTTGCGGCCGATATCAACAGGTTCCTGGCCACGGGCTGA
- a CDS encoding acyl-CoA thioesterase, which yields MSRSLVEILTLEPCGHDSFRGWPPEPDASRIFGGSVVALALMAAAATVAGRACHSLHAYFIHPGDVTKPILFEVDRARDGGMFATRRVIALQDGRQILNLAASFQAPADGTFDHQFTRAADLPDADDLYDDDLRGEAVGLQLRNIRVPRPGMEDGIRPPRHAMWFRSALPLGNDIAMHQAALAYASDFPQLPTIVQPHPVTWRTPGFQFTSLDHSLWFHRPFDFTRWHLCELDTPISAGERGLSRGTIYDGDGLLVASVAQEAMIRMRGA from the coding sequence ATGAGCCGTTCGCTTGTTGAAATATTGACGCTCGAACCCTGTGGGCACGACAGCTTCCGCGGGTGGCCGCCTGAGCCTGACGCGTCACGCATCTTCGGCGGCAGTGTGGTGGCCCTGGCCCTCATGGCTGCCGCCGCAACGGTCGCAGGGCGAGCGTGCCATTCGCTGCACGCCTATTTCATCCATCCCGGCGATGTCACGAAGCCGATCCTGTTCGAGGTTGATCGCGCGCGCGACGGTGGCATGTTCGCGACGCGGCGGGTTATCGCGCTTCAGGACGGACGGCAGATATTGAACCTGGCGGCGTCCTTTCAGGCGCCGGCCGATGGCACATTCGACCATCAATTCACGCGCGCCGCTGACCTGCCCGATGCGGACGACCTGTATGACGACGACCTGCGGGGCGAGGCCGTCGGCCTGCAACTGCGCAACATCCGGGTGCCGCGCCCCGGCATGGAAGACGGAATTCGCCCGCCCCGCCACGCCATGTGGTTCCGCAGTGCCTTGCCGCTGGGGAACGATATCGCGATGCACCAGGCGGCGCTCGCCTATGCGTCGGACTTCCCCCAACTGCCCACCATCGTCCAGCCGCATCCTGTGACCTGGCGCACGCCCGGCTTTCAATTCACCAGCCTCGACCATAGCCTCTGGTTCCATCGCCCGTTCGACTTCACGCGCTGGCATCTGTGTGAGCTGGATACGCCCATCAGCGCGGGCGAGCGTGGCCTCAGCCGGGGCACGATTTACGACGGCGACGGCCTGCTGGTCGCATCGGTCGCACAGGAAGCCATGATCCGGATGCGCGGCGCCTGA
- a CDS encoding NADPH:quinone oxidoreductase family protein, with translation MSRAVVIRAFGPPSGFSLEEHDPGVPGPGRVRIAIRAAGISYVDVLVAAGLYQLKPTLPFVPGSEFSGVIEAVGEGVDPARIGERVLGSAFGAAIGEACVIPAKLALPLPDAMDFVTASVFRVSYATAYHALVQRARLQPEETVCVLGAGGAVGYAAIEVAKALGARVIGSASTADKRALATRGGADAVIDAASPSWRDDLKAANAGKPVDVIVDPVGGEATEPAFRSLAWNGRHLVIGFAGGSIPRLPVNLALLKGASLIGVDVRQFGNYEHALAEANVQALLALFAQGKLHPPIARTYPIDDFVAAMEEAQRGVTAGRIVITMAAPQ, from the coding sequence ATGAGCCGGGCCGTCGTCATCCGGGCGTTCGGGCCGCCCTCGGGCTTTTCGCTGGAGGAGCATGATCCCGGCGTACCGGGACCCGGAAGGGTCCGCATCGCCATCCGCGCGGCGGGCATCAGTTACGTCGACGTCCTGGTCGCGGCGGGGCTGTACCAGTTGAAGCCCACCCTTCCCTTCGTCCCTGGCAGCGAGTTTTCCGGGGTGATCGAGGCCGTCGGCGAGGGCGTCGATCCCGCACGTATCGGCGAGCGGGTGCTGGGCAGCGCCTTCGGCGCGGCCATCGGTGAAGCTTGCGTCATTCCAGCCAAGCTCGCCCTGCCGCTCCCCGACGCGATGGATTTCGTGACTGCGTCGGTGTTTCGGGTCAGCTACGCCACCGCCTATCATGCGCTGGTGCAACGCGCGCGGCTGCAACCAGAAGAAACGGTCTGCGTGCTAGGTGCAGGCGGCGCGGTCGGCTATGCCGCGATCGAAGTCGCCAAGGCGCTGGGCGCCAGGGTGATCGGATCGGCTTCGACCGCAGACAAACGCGCGTTGGCGACGCGGGGCGGGGCTGACGCGGTGATCGATGCGGCGTCGCCCAGCTGGCGCGACGACCTGAAGGCAGCCAATGCGGGCAAGCCGGTGGACGTGATCGTCGATCCGGTGGGGGGTGAAGCGACCGAACCGGCCTTCCGCTCCCTGGCCTGGAACGGGCGGCATCTGGTCATTGGCTTTGCCGGCGGCTCGATCCCAAGGCTGCCGGTCAATCTCGCGCTGCTGAAGGGCGCTTCGCTGATCGGCGTCGATGTGCGCCAGTTCGGGAATTATGAGCACGCGCTGGCGGAGGCCAATGTGCAGGCGCTGCTCGCCCTTTTCGCACAGGGCAAGCTGCACCCACCCATCGCCCGCACCTATCCGATCGACGATTTCGTCGCTGCAATGGAGGAAGCCCAGCGCGGCGTCACCGCCGGGCGCATCGTCATCACCATGGCCGCGCCACAATGA
- a CDS encoding NAD(P)H-dependent flavin oxidoreductase, with protein sequence MAFKTRITEMLGIEHPIVQGGMQGVGRAELASAVSNAGGFGILTGLTQPTPDDLKKEIERCRSMTDKPFGVNMTVFPTINAPDYKAYAKAIIDMGIKAVETAGTPAVAEIWEMFKAADVRIIHKCTAVRHAVSAQKKGVDAISIDGFECAGHPGEDDIPGLILIPAAADKVTIPMLASGGFGDGRGLVAALALGAEGINMGTRFCATVEAPIHPNVKQAYIDNDERGTNLIFRKLHNTARVGKSAVSDKVVEILAQPDATFKDVQAYVAGAKGRVVLEEGDMDAGIFWAGMIQGLIHDIPTCRELIDRIVADATAIVNTRLSGMLAG encoded by the coding sequence ATGGCTTTCAAGACACGTATCACCGAGATGCTCGGCATCGAACATCCTATCGTTCAGGGCGGTATGCAGGGCGTGGGCCGCGCAGAACTGGCGTCCGCGGTGTCCAATGCGGGCGGCTTCGGGATCCTGACCGGCCTTACCCAACCCACGCCCGATGACCTCAAGAAGGAGATCGAGCGTTGCCGGTCGATGACCGACAAGCCCTTCGGCGTGAACATGACCGTCTTCCCGACGATCAACGCACCTGATTACAAGGCCTATGCGAAGGCGATCATCGACATGGGGATCAAGGCGGTCGAAACTGCCGGCACGCCTGCGGTCGCGGAAATCTGGGAAATGTTCAAGGCGGCAGATGTTCGTATCATCCACAAATGCACGGCCGTGCGTCATGCCGTGTCCGCCCAGAAGAAGGGTGTGGACGCGATCTCGATCGACGGTTTCGAATGTGCAGGGCATCCGGGCGAGGATGACATTCCCGGCCTGATCCTGATCCCCGCCGCAGCCGACAAGGTTACGATCCCCATGCTCGCATCGGGCGGTTTTGGCGACGGGCGTGGCCTGGTCGCAGCGCTGGCGCTGGGTGCGGAGGGCATCAACATGGGTACGCGCTTCTGCGCCACTGTCGAGGCGCCAATCCATCCCAATGTGAAGCAGGCCTATATCGATAATGACGAGCGCGGCACGAATCTGATTTTCCGCAAGCTCCACAACACCGCCCGCGTCGGCAAGAGCGCGGTGTCGGACAAGGTTGTCGAAATCCTGGCGCAGCCGGACGCGACCTTCAAGGACGTGCAGGCTTATGTGGCCGGGGCCAAGGGCCGGGTGGTCCTGGAAGAGGGTGACATGGATGCCGGCATCTTCTGGGCCGGCATGATCCAAGGCCTGATCCACGACATCCCGACCTGTCGGGAACTGATCGACCGTATCGTGGCTGACGCCACGGCGATCGTGAACACTCGCCTGTCGGGCATGTTGGCGGGCTGA
- a CDS encoding nuclear transport factor 2 family protein, translating to MTIEEMLDREAIRLLMATYTINGDRGRIDGLVDAFADDGILEFSGEQSHGRSAIAQRLGTPDRPRDPQHSFTRHNLTSSLVELAGETATGRTYFQVMTDIGLDHHGHYADRFERTGAGWRIAHRQVRIDWQSPDSLYPPFPKR from the coding sequence ATGACCATCGAGGAGATGCTGGACCGCGAGGCGATCCGCCTGCTGATGGCGACCTATACGATCAACGGCGATCGGGGCCGCATCGACGGGCTGGTCGATGCCTTCGCCGATGATGGCATATTGGAGTTTTCGGGCGAACAGAGCCACGGACGGAGCGCGATTGCGCAACGGTTGGGGACGCCGGACCGACCGCGTGACCCGCAGCACAGCTTCACCCGGCACAATCTGACCAGCTCGCTTGTGGAACTGGCGGGCGAAACCGCGACAGGCCGAACCTATTTCCAGGTCATGACCGACATCGGCCTCGATCATCACGGCCATTATGCCGATCGTTTCGAGCGGACGGGCGCGGGTTGGAGGATCGCACATCGCCAAGTGCGGATCGACTGGCAATCGCCCGACTCGCTCTACCCGCCCTTCCCGAAACGCTAA
- a CDS encoding acetyl-CoA C-acetyltransferase yields MAEAYIVAAVRTAGGRRRGRLAGWHPVDLGAKVLDAVVARAGVPGEAVDDVIVGCVTQAGEQALHVGRHCVLASGLPLSVPAVTIDRQCGSSQQAIQFAAQAVMSGTQDIVIAAGTESMTRVPMGSAALSPEGSDPLPASIKDRFGIQNFSQFGGAEMIAKKWGFTRDMLDAYGLESHLRAQRATKAGAFDAEILPLEIVGADGVSEMHTIDEGIRWDASPEGMAAVKLLVEGGVITAATSSQITDGASAVMIASEKAVKEYGLTPLARIVNMTVTAGDPVVMLEEPLFATDKAFARSGLKIGDIDLYEVNEAFAPVPMAWLKHQDADPAKLNVNGGAIALGHPLGASGTKLMTTLVYALKAQGKKYGLQTMCEGGGVANVTIVEAL; encoded by the coding sequence GTGGCAGAAGCATATATCGTAGCCGCCGTCCGTACCGCCGGTGGACGTCGCCGTGGCCGCCTTGCCGGCTGGCACCCGGTCGATCTCGGCGCAAAGGTCCTCGACGCGGTCGTCGCGCGGGCCGGCGTGCCGGGCGAAGCTGTGGACGACGTCATCGTTGGTTGCGTTACCCAGGCGGGCGAGCAGGCTCTGCATGTCGGCCGACACTGCGTGCTGGCGTCCGGCCTGCCGCTCAGCGTGCCGGCGGTCACCATTGATCGCCAGTGCGGTTCCTCGCAACAGGCGATCCAGTTTGCGGCGCAGGCGGTCATGTCGGGCACGCAGGACATCGTCATCGCGGCAGGCACCGAAAGCATGACGCGTGTGCCCATGGGGTCGGCCGCCCTCTCGCCCGAAGGATCCGACCCGCTCCCGGCCTCGATCAAGGACCGGTTCGGCATCCAGAACTTCAGCCAGTTCGGCGGTGCGGAGATGATCGCGAAGAAATGGGGCTTCACCCGTGACATGCTGGACGCCTATGGTCTGGAAAGCCACTTGCGCGCCCAGCGCGCGACCAAGGCGGGGGCGTTCGATGCGGAAATTCTGCCGCTGGAGATAGTCGGCGCCGATGGCGTCAGCGAAATGCACACGATCGACGAAGGCATCCGCTGGGACGCCTCGCCAGAAGGTATGGCGGCGGTCAAGCTGTTGGTCGAAGGCGGCGTCATTACCGCCGCGACGTCGAGCCAGATCACCGACGGCGCATCGGCGGTGATGATCGCATCTGAAAAGGCGGTCAAGGAATATGGCCTGACCCCGCTGGCGCGCATTGTGAACATGACCGTGACCGCCGGCGACCCGGTGGTCATGCTCGAAGAGCCGCTGTTCGCGACCGACAAGGCTTTTGCCCGCTCGGGTCTCAAGATCGGCGACATCGACCTGTATGAAGTCAACGAAGCCTTCGCCCCGGTGCCGATGGCCTGGCTCAAGCACCAGGATGCCGACCCCGCCAAGCTCAACGTCAATGGTGGCGCGATCGCGCTGGGCCACCCGCTGGGCGCGTCGGGTACGAAATTGATGACGACGCTCGTTTACGCGCTCAAGGCGCAGGGCAAGAAATACGGGCTCCAGACGATGTGCGAAGGCGGCGGTGTCGCCAACGTCACCATCGTCGAGGCGCTCTGA